The Blautia obeum ATCC 29174 region CTTATACTTCGCCATTACAACCAGATATCCTTTATCCCATTCTTTTACTTCTGTATATCTTTCCAGTTTTGATGATGTCGCAAAGCGGATAACCTGGTCTTTAAAAATGAATATCGTATACTGGCTGTCGCTTTTTAATATGGCACAGTTATCTGCTGTCTTTTTCATCTGCTCCACACCTTTCGCTCAATACTTTTTCTTTATTATAACCGAACCGTCATATCTTTTCTACTGGTTTCTGACACTATAAATTTGCATTTTCTCCGGCATTTGTCACAACAATGTCACAAAACCCTCATTCCCCGCTCACTGCCTATTCCCGCAAGCCCTGTAAATACAATACTTAGGGGAAATCATACCCGGATTTTATGAAGTTTTTATGAACAAAATTTCACATTTTTCTTTTCATTCCTGTCAAAATCATGTAGAATAGAGACTGGTGAACTAAACCAATTTAAGCAACAAGGAGTTATTATGAATCAAAAAGCATTAAATGCATTGGAATATCCAAAAATCATAGAAAAACTTACAGAAAAAGCGTCTTCTTATATGGGAAAACAGCTCTGTAAAAACCTGGAACCATCTACAGATCTGGAAACGATCCGCCTGATGCAGGTACAGACAAAAGATGCTTTGACAAGACTATTCCAAAAAGGATCCATTTCTTTTGGAAATGTCAAAGATATCCGTGGTTCTCTGAAACGTCTGGAAATCGGCAGTGCTCTTAGTATTCAGGAAATTCTGGCAGTCTGCGGACTTCTTGAAAACACTTCCAGAGTCAAAACTTACTCTCGTAAAGAACGTAACGATCTTCCTGGTGACTCTCTGGACAGCATGTTTGATGGACTTT contains the following coding sequences:
- a CDS encoding DUF7724 family protein, which encodes MKKTADNCAILKSDSQYTIFIFKDQVIRFATSSKLERYTEVKEWDKGYLVVMAKYKNLNEMEEYIDLIPILQNLYYDVDEFLAPIKEVRIDYAA